ATGTTCCAGATCAGGCCCAGCACGGCGGTCGGCTTCAGGACGCGGTGGATCTCCTTCAGTGACTCTGGCGTTGCAAACCTAGTTGTTCGATATGAGTCAGGAGGCATGCACCATTTCCATGTCTTTCAATCATTTCACAGCCATGCAACTCACCAGTGAAAAGCCTAATCAGGAACACACGTCAGCGGTGGTCTCCTCCAGCATACTATTCAAACGCacaaacaaacacacacacacacatacacgtCTTCACATCACAGGTCCCCTTCCGCTTTCGATGTCGGCTCCAGACCCAGCACGCTCAGGAGACAGAAACTCACCTGGGCAACGATGGCGCCATCCCCCCACTCCTCGTCCAGCGGCAGCCTGGACGCGAACCCGTCCTTCACCTCAACCCCGGACAGCCCCTTCCTCTCGAGCTCTGCGCGCATGCCCTCGTGCGGCTCGACAGCCACAACCTCGAACCCCTCGTGCCGCGCCGCCAGCACCTCGGTCATCTTGCCCGTGCCCGCCGCGAGGTCCAGGACCCGGGCGTGCgggacgtcggcgaggcgcaGATGCGAGAGGAATCTCTGCGTCGCCCCGGGCGGGTACGAGGGCCGGTAGGCGTCGTaggtggcggcgtcggcgaagccCTTTGTCGCGCCCTGGTGGAGGGTCGTGGGTGACATTGCCGCTGTATTGTTTCGTAAACTgtccttccttcctttttgttttgttttgggTGTATTTGCGTCGAGCGGAACGCGGCTGGATGCGATGTGCAAGAACCAAATAACCTGTCTAGGTACTCTGTAGTATGCGTACGTGATCTTGGTTATGCGGAGACAAGCTTCGGCCAACGTGGgccaaaagaaaagagaagaaaaaaagaagggcTCCGAGGCGAGGCGATTGCGCGATATTGTTTGTACCGAACACCGGGATTAGCAAACCGTAGCGGTTATTTCTCGCAGCCAAGTAAGTCAGTCCCTCTTGTCTTCCTTCCTCCTGCACGTCATGTCCTGAGGTGTGGGGCGGATGTGATGAGGGGAGTTGGGTTCGAAGGTAGATGGCGGGGTTTCGTTGCTCGCATaaccggcgccggtgccgagaTCGCGGACGGACGCCGAAGGCCGGAGCGCAGATGTGGGTGGGGGCCGAGCACCCCATTCCCTGGCGAATGATGTTTCTCGACCACCTTTCTTCATAGAGGTATCAGATATCTTTTTTCCCAACGTCACAGTTTGGGCGGGAGCGTCTTTCGAAGCCTGCACAGTTTTTCAAGCAGAACCAAAGGTCGTGCAATCCTTCTGTTTGTTCTTTATTCCGATATGAATGCTGTGCGCGTCTGTGCTTAAGGATAGTCGGGCTCTCCTCTCCCGTCCtcgggagaggaggaggagggtcgACGAGAGATTCAGATCCCATCGTCccttccttttttcctttttttttcacATGCCTGAACGCCATCCTGACCCATCCTCGCAGTGGCACGAGGGGAAACAATCCACATCCCTCGCTGGGTTCCTTCCTGCTGCCGCCATCGTGGCAGCCTTGTTAATGATACAGTGTATGATATTAATCTCCAGTGTGTGAGGGCCCCGCAGGGCAAATGTGAAAAATCGCTTTACTATCCAATGCTGCTCCCAGTCTACTTCCAGTCCGGCTGAATGCTCCCCTGCTTTGGTGTCAGTTCCAAGCCCCCGTCCCCCCTAAGGGCGGTGGCTGCTGCTTCCGCTGGTACCGCTACTGCCATCACTAGGGTAGCGCTGGCTGTTGATGTACTCATCGGGAGCGAACTTCACGTGAGGGCCCTGCTGGGAGTGAAGGTGAGCTTGGTCAGCACTAGGGGTGTTAACCGGTGACCGAGAAGGGGTCGCGAAGGGGTCGGAAAAATCGCCTGCGCCAGGCGATATCTGAGGAATAGTAGCATAGCCCTTGCCGTTCTTGGGGTTCTGGAGACTGCCGCTGAGGGCGCGGACACCGTGACCCGTCACGGGCTGCGGCTTGCCTCCGCTAACATTGCGGACGTTGTTCAGGTGACGGTTGACAGGGGAGGCGCGAATGGGCACCCGAACGTCGATGCCGTTGTACGAAGAGCGATCGATGGGACTGACGGGGCTtccggcctcgtccgagacCTCGGAGGAGTCCTTGCCGCCTCGGGGCTGGTACGTGGCGTAGGCAGGAGAATCCTGAGGCTTGCCTTCAAGCTGGCTTAGGGCGTCGGCTCTGCTGGAAACGGGGTTGTGGGAGGACTTGGGGCGGTATGTTTGAGGGCCGGTACCGCCGCGGGACGAAGTTGGGGAACCAAAGGGGTCGGAAATCGTCGAGGCAGGCGAAATAGGACCCTGAGCGACATATTttcccttgcccttggctGAGTTGGGGGGAGAGTCGACGGACGGCGTATTGGGTCGAGAGATCCAGATTCCGTCGACCTCAATTCCGGACTGAATGGCGCGGACGCCGAATGGGATGTCGGATTGCTTCCGTGGGGGTGGCGGCAAACCGGTTGATTCGAGCTCCGCAGCGTGTGCTCTCTTCTCGGCGTCAATAATCTCGATCTTCGCAATGTATCTGTTTGTCCACCACAGCTTGATGAAACCAATGATGAAGACAACGCAGATGGCCAAGGCTAGGATCTGGGCAGTGGACGTTAGTCAAGATAATGAGAGTGGATGGGAGGGTTGACTTACGAAGGTCATCTGCTGCCACAGCTCCCAGGAGACGAAGAATTTGCTCATCGTAAGAAATTGTGTTCGTAACGATACTAAACAGGGCGGGATGCTTGATCTTGGCCAAGTAGACGACGTGCTCTCAGGGTCCGGATGGGCAGGCGAGGAAGGTGCGCGATATCAGATGAAAAGTGGCCGAGGTGAATGGATCGAGGTGAGCACGGCTCTCCTCTTGAACTGGGACAACAGGTGGAGGAAATAGGCTTCTTTCAACTGAAGTCGCTTCTCGACCTGGGGTGGGTGACTTCTTGCTATTCTGCAATCGGACTGGTCCGGTGTCGTCTTGTTCGAATGCGGCGAGTAGCAGTCGGGACGAACGGTGTCAGGTGGCAAGATCCTAGCACAgccaaaacaaaaaaaagagaagaagaaagatACAAGTTGAATGAAGCGCCTTGACTTTCAAGACTAAGTGAGCGAGATTGATGCTTGTTCGAAGGTGATGGTGATGTAAAGGCGTCAGTCAGTTTCCAACAAGGTTGCCGCAACGTTGTCGAGTATTGGTTACACGGGAGGCGAATAGAAGCGATCTCGTATCAGGAGGGGCAGCAAGGAGGAATACAAGAGGCGCCAAGGGGTCTCGCGGCGGTGTAAAAAAACGAGAACGTGGATGAGATGCAGAATCTTGGCTCCAGTGGTCGGACGGATGGCGGCAGGTTATGTATCTTACCGATACTAGCAGCAAACAACACATTTCACCTCAATCATGGCCGTCCACGTCCACGTCCATTATGGACGAGCTCGTTGGGAGCTAGGTCTGGACCTCGATGAGCTACTGGACTAGGACGAGACCGACAAAAGTGGGAGCCGGCGTCCGTCTCGGGCAGAGAGTGTCAGTGGCTGGTCTGCCCAAGTGGAGATGGGAGGCCGACCGAGGACGTGCGAGCGTGAGTGAGATACAAGCCATGTCCGTCAAAGTCTATCCGAAAGAGGTCGGGTCTGCAAGTTGGATGTGGTGGGAATGGGGTCGTGGGGTGTCTCCTCTTGAGCGCTGCTCGCGCACTCATGCCCGCAGCACGGCATCCGTCTGGGCCATCCCTGCCCTTCCATCACCCAGGCACCCATGCCGCGGATCACGACAAGCTGCTGCTAGACTAGACCTGTTTGCGTTTGGTGGACGGCGGTTTGGCAAGGCTCCCGCTCGGTTGGCAGTCTTGCTCTTGCGTTACCGTCCATGTCAGACTGCTTAGATTCGGCGGAGGACACCTCGTCCACTGGCACACGGAAGGCTTGAGGCGGCAAAACAACTTGAAAGTGCGCATCCGTAACTAGACGCCATCCCTGGAGGGAGTGAGCTTGTGTGGAGTCCTGTCGCCGGACAGACGCAGCAAGCGGCGGAAGTGGTCTCAAATGGCCGTTTGCGGAATGCAAGGTACAGGCACGGGTTGCTTTAGCTCTGCCCACTTGGCACCGAAGGATGGGCGGAAACGCAAGCCACACCTGATTATCAGACCGGGACAGCCaagctgttgttgttgtcgtctcTGTCCCCCCCTCTGGAGCGAGTGAAGCTTCCTCTCTGTCGTTCTGGTCCGCCTCTACTGCGCTCTATTGCATGTTTGCGGGAGTAGGCAAGCCACACGTTCCGCCACGTTCTCACGCTGCTGAGTTTGGTTCGTTGCCTATCCGGAACCTTGGCTCATTTCTGGTCGACGTACCTGTGGCCTCGGGCATTCCACAGGTGCTGTATGCCCTCTGGTTTCGTTATGTACGCCTGCCTGGTCGTCTCTGTGGTGCTGCGTTCTGTTAATGCAATACTCCCCGAACCATTGGCATCTGATGCGGCCGATGGGCGGGAGAAGGACGCAGGACCGAGTTCAGCGTAATGCACCGCCTCGGGGCTTTACTGGCTGCTTCGGTCGCGCTGCCCCCGGAGATCTCACGTTCGCGCTGATCTCTCGTCTGGCTCTTGCATGCTCCACAAATACGGCATGCAAGAGTGTGTGTGCATCACATACTACACATGTTCATAGCATGGCATCGCGTCGCGGGTGGCGATATCGACCTGAAAACGACCAGTGGCCTTGGCAAGCGACGGGCACCGTGGGATCGAGTGCGACTTGAACGGTGGAGTGGTCGGTTTGAGCTTCACCCTGCCTGCGAGAGCCTTGGATCCTCTGCTGCAAATCGCAATCGTCCGATGTAGCTCGGACGCTCGGGATTGGATCACATCATATGCTTCTTTTCTTAGGCACCCGGGCGAGCATGGCACCAGCCTAGTACGCTGCAGCGAAGTCTAATGCCCAGCGCTAGTGAGAATAGCGGTCGACCCGTTGAGGCACCGCGATGAGGCATCGAGGTTCAATGCCCCAAAAGGTGCCTTGTGTGCGCACGTTTGAAGTCAATGTGGCTGCTAGGCGCGGGCCTGCTTGTCCTTGTCACGGACACTCGAAATTACGTGCGTCTCAGCATCGTGGACGCCTTCTTGGCATTCCTCAGCGCGCGCGAAGACCCTTCCTCCCCATCCTTGGGACGGGCGGGTGCCAGGAGACTACAAAGTCTTCAGAACTCTATCGCAAAGTGTCAAGATTTGACAACACCACCAATATCCGCCGGGATGTACTGACAACTGACAGACTTATCGCGGCATCATGGTTGGGTTTGCCAACCGGTAACCTCGCCGATGAACACCAAGCACCAAGACCGACGATTCACGAACCTGGCAGTGGTTTCCTGTCAGACTGTTGGCTTTCTTTGTTCGGTTGCATCGATCATCATGATCGCACCGAGTCGCGGTTTCGACATGGATCAAGTTGACGTATGTCCCTCGATTGGACACAATTTGACAGATGGGAATGTTGTCAGATCTTACACAAATCACGAAGGAGCCGATAACGACGGCGAGTTTGGAGTGTAAGATCTGTCCTAAAGACAAAGGCATTGCGCAGGTGCACGGCCGACGAAGCTCCACGGTGGCATCCAAACAACAGCGGAAACCAGAGGATGAGATGGTGATCGCTCCTCGCGACAAAGAAAGCTCCTCGATGAGGGCGTGGTCGATCTGACCCGATCCGGTTGTCTTGCACTTTAAACCCCCAGCAGCCCTTCGGCTGACGCTGGCGACTAAGTGAATCCGGCAAGGTCGGTTTCGCCGTTAGAATTTCAGACGTCTTCGAGTGTACATCACAGCGTACAACTGGCCCTTTTCAGTAATTGTCGAATCCAAACCAGGACGATTCCTTCCTGGTGTCTGGCATCGCCCACCCATGTCTAGAAGCGGGAGAGTTTCTTCGCTGACAGCTGTTTCGTTGGCGACTGTGCCCACATTCCCGGATACCAACCACCAGCGCAACCGCCAGACACAGCAGCAGGTTTCTATGATAGCTCGATCCGCAATGTTATATCGTACCACAGAACGCAGAATGTATGAGCTCTGGCCCGGTACTGGGACAATGTTTGCTTGCTAGAAATGGTAAAGCAGAATTTCCACGCTGGCCGACTCGGTCTCTTGTACATCCATAGGTCGTGGCTGAGACGGTAGTGGCTCCATATTGGGACCCATCGGCGAGGCTGTCTTCTACAAGGGCTTATCAGGAGGGTGGCAGCATGGCGACTCTCGGCGAGGAAACCCGCAGCATGAGGAGGCCTTGCGAAGAAGTGGCTTGAGTTCGGTTGGTGTTTTCTGCATGCGGATGTTGGGTTTTAGGTGAAAGTCGAGATGGCCGCATCACTCCGGGCCGGATGGTTTGCTTTTAAGGGGGTGCAAAATGCCTTGAACATTTCCAAAAACGAACGCCCACCCGGCTTGACCTTCGCCTCAAGGGAGTCTTTTTTTTCGCTCGTGTTCGCTCGAGAGTTGCAACATATGGCGGCTGGTCTTTCGTCCGGCCGCACATCGGCCACCTGCGTTCctatcgtcgtcgtccaggccgTACGCATCCTTCGATACGTGAATGGTTCGAATAACGGCGTTGACTGTCGGAACGATAAACATAGCAAAAGCCATCACGCACTCTTGCAGCACCGATGGACGAAATGAACGACCCCGCCAGA
This sequence is a window from Colletotrichum higginsianum IMI 349063 chromosome 8, whole genome shotgun sequence. Protein-coding genes within it:
- a CDS encoding Methyltransferase, with the translated sequence MSPTTLHQGATKGFADAATYDAYRPSYPPGATQRFLSHLRLADVPHARVLDLAAGTGKMTEVLAARHEGFEVVAVEPHEGMRAELERKGLSGVEVKDGFASRLPLDEEWGDGAIVAQTWKWCMPPDSYRTTRFATPESLKEIHRVLKPTAVLGLIWNIEDYNKPQHWEASTPWEKALNELVFSLGSDGQPRFRDFVWKDVFDSQLDSNPLRAVKDVVLEGGRKMPLFSVPVGEEKVPFTTWLTPEAIWNRLRTLSQVAVLQGEAAGAFKARFDAILGGESVERNERGEVALHGVTYFAWTSRL